GCAGGCGACAAATGCGAGGGCGGCAACGAGCGGCAGTACGAGAAGGAGTCGGCGCATGCGGAGGTTCGGATTGGAGAGGTGAGACCTGGGGAATGATACCCGACCCACGGTGCCCCGGACGAGCCCGACGCCGGGGATCCCGTGCCCTCAATGCGGTCCGGCGGACCCCGTCGAACGGTTGGTCCCGCGCACCACATCCACCCGCAGCTCGGTCCATCCCGTCAGCTGGTAGTACTGGACCACGACGTCATGCTTCCCCGGGGTGAGTCCCGCGTACATCACCTCGGAGCCGCCGGGCTCACGGCGCTCGGCGACGGTCGCACCGTCCACGATCACGCGCGCCGCATCATCGCTGATGACGCGCAGGAGATGCGCTCCGGCCGGCACGTCGATCGTCGCGCGTGCTTCGAGCGCCCAACGCTCCTGCGGCAGCCCGAACCGCGGCCGGAACCATTGATGGTCGAGCCGCGCGTCCCGCCGCTCGAGGAGCGGCGTGCCGGCGAGGATCGCCTCGAGATTCCCGCCGCGGCGCGGCGGATCCTGCAGCGTGTCGGTCCACGCGAAGTAGCGCACGCGCCAGTCGGTCCGTGGCGCGCGCCGTTCGAACGCGAATCGCACCGGCACGCCGGCCGCGGACCGCACGCCACGGGGCGACCGCGTGGCCGCGCCCACGTACTCGAGCGTCACCACCCAGTCGTGCTCGCGGTCCTCCTGCGGACGCACCACGAGCGTGTCGCCGATGCGTCCGGCACGCGCCGAGACACCGCGGACGCCCTCCATCGCGACCACACGCCAGCGACCGGCGGGTCCGAGCGTGCGCAGCGGCACCGCATCGCGCATGGTGTCGGCAGGCCAGAGCTTGGGCGAGCGCCAGTCGAACGGGCCCCACTCGTCGACGACGATGGCCGAGCGGTCGCGGCGGGGCCACGGGGCGGCGGGGATGGCCGACGGTCCGCGCCCGATCACCTGATCCACCAGACCGGCGAGTTCGCCGAAGGTCGCCGACTCGAGTCGAGATGCCACGGCGCACCGCGGCGTGCTGGCGACGACGGTATTCGCCGTCGAGTCCAGTGGCGCCGTCTGGCTCACGCGCCACGGCGTGACATTGCCGGCGAGGATGTTCCGCGAGATCACGTAGTCGCGACTGCGCGTGTCGCGCTTCCGAGGATAGACCCAGTCCGACGGTTCGACCGGATTGGCCCAGAGATAGATCGCGGTCGTGTCGCCGTCGAAGACGTTGCGTTGGATCGCGTTCTCCTGGCCGTGCTCGATCGCGACCCCCACTCGGTTGCGTGCGAAGCAGTTCCCGACGATCAGGCTGCCGAAGCTGTAGCCGCCCCAGAGACCGTGATCGTTCCCCTCCACCACATTGGAGAAGAACATGTTGCGGCTGAACGTCGCTTCGATGCCGTTCGTGGGGGCGAACGAGAAGTCATTGCCGAAGAAGGAGTTGTCGTTCGCCCCACCCTCGCCGGTGTCCATCGTCGACTGTCCGGCCCACAGGAAGAGCCCGTCGCCGGAGTGCGTGACCGAGTTCCAGGCGACCAGGTTCCCCGAACTCTGCTCGTACATCAGGAGACCGGCTGAGTCCTGTCCTCGCCGGAACCAGCCGTGCGAGTAGCCGCGCACGTTGTAGTCGAGGCGGTTGCGCGCGATCACATCGTGGCTCGAGCGGTACATGCCGATCCCGAGTCCGGAGTTGAACGCGAAGATGTTCTCCTCGACCAACACGGAATCCGTCCGCGTCATCAGCAGCGCGTTCATCCCCTGCTCCGCCCTGTTCCCGCGGATCGTCCCGCCGATCACGTCCTCGAGGTAGATCGCCGCGCCGAATCGCATCCACTCGCGCTTCTCGTTCTGGTGGAAGGAGAGCCAGTCGACGAGGCTCTCGTGCCCGACCTGCGAGAAGAGGCGCGGCTTCCAGTTGTGCGAGAGGTCGTTGTCGCGGAGCGTGAGGTGCCGCGTGCCGCGCACGAGCACGGCGATGCGATAGCCGCGGATCGTCGCGCCGCGGAGCTCGACGCCCTCGCCACCGTCGATGCGCACCGCCACACCGGCGGCCTGATCGGGGTCGGCGTCCACCGCGGTCCCTTCGAGCCGCACCCCGCGCATGTCGACCACCACGCCGCTGCCGCGCACGACGACGAGCGCCGAATCGAGCGAGGCCGGTGCCGGGAGCCGATACAGGCCCGGGCGGATGCGCACCGACTCGGTGATCACCATGCCGGGGGTGAGGGGGAGCGTGCGCGGCGCGCCCTGCGCCCCGGCGAGGCTCGCCGAGGCACCGAGGATCACCGCCACCAACGTTGCCGGACGCAGGCGGATCACAGATACCTCCTGGGCGGCACGAGCAGCGCCCCGAACAAGAGTCCCGCCGTCAGCGCGAGGAGCGCGGCGAGCACCGCGACGAGCGTGTCGAACCCCACGGTGTAGTCCTTCTCCATCACGAAGCCGAGCGCTCGGAACCCCACGCTGCCCGGCACGAGCAGCATGATCCCCGGCAGGCGCACCAGCGCGCCGGGACGCCCCGCGAAGCGGCCGTAGAGGTTCGCGAGCGCGGCGAGGGTGAGCGAGGCGAAGAAGACGCCGCCCGCGAAGGTCCCGTCCCCGAACGTGAGGACGTTCCCTGCGAGGCGCGTCAGCACGTAGCCGAGGATCGCGGACCCCATCACGAGCGGGACGTCGCGTCGCGAAGCCTGGAAGAGGATCGCGAAGCTCCCCGCGGCCGCGACCGCCGCGACCACTTCGACGAGCATCGGCATCTCGATCGGCGCCGGCGCACCCGACGTCCACCCGAGCGCGGCGAGCACCTGCGTCGCCGCCACCGAGCCGAACGTCATCTTGAGCAGCACCGTGAGCGCGCCAGCGAAGCGCGCCGTCCCCGTGACGAGCTGCTGCGTCGCGAGCTCGGTCACCGCGGTCGTGAGCGAGAGCCCGGGCATGAGCACGATCAGCGCCGAGACGATCACGGTCTGCAGGGAGATCGGCGCGACGAAGTGGGCGAAGGCCGTCGCCAGCGTTGTCGCGACGATCGCCGCGACCGCTTCGCTCGCCGCGGCCAGATGCGGACGCGTCGCACTCAGCACCGCCAACCACCCGATGATCACCCCGAGCACGAGCGCGACGCCGATGTCGAGCCATCCCGTGCCGAGCAAGCCGGCGACCGCACCCGACGCGAGGCCGAACGCACCGATCACCTGCAGGCGCTCGCCGGGACGGTCGGCGCGGTCGAGTGCGCGCATCGTCTCCCACGCCTGCTCCACCGTCCGCCGGCCGCCGATCACCTCCTCGGCGATCCGGTCGAGCTGGACGAGCGCGCGCAGGTCGACCTGCCCGGGATCGAGCCGCAGCACCCGCGTCTGCTGCGTCCCATGGAGCACGTCAGCGTCGGCGAGCGAAAGGAGCAGCCCGGTCGGCGTGCTCCAGACCTCCGCGCTCACGTGCATCGCCTGCGCGGTGGCGCGCACCGCGCCCTCGAGTCGCTGGGAACTCACCCCGGCGATGTGGAGTCTTCGCGCGAGCTCGGTGAGGAACCGCAGACGCGCGTCGAGGTCGCCCACCTCGGCCATCGGCGCGGGGACGAGTTCGCTCATCGGGGCCGGACGGCGTTCGGACGCATGGTGCGGAGGGGTCGGGGACTCCCCAATATTATCGCATGATCTCCTACGATCCGAAGAACTGGATCCGCGTGCTCTTCGACTTCCCGCGCAGTCCGGTCTTCCGGACGCTCTTCTTCGACGTCCTCGGCGCCGGCGCCTGGGCCGCGCTCGTCACGTGGATCGAGCTCGAGGTCGTGGGGATCTCGGTCCCGCTCGGCCCTTCCTTCCTCAGCATCCTCGGCATCATCCTCGGACTCCTGCTCGTCTTCCGGACGAACACGGCGTACGATCGCTGGTGGGAGGGACGGCGGCAGTGGGGACACCTTGTGAACGTCTCCCGCGGCCTCTCGCAGCAGCTGGGGGCATCCCTCGCGGAGGAGGCACACTCGGCGCGGCGGGCGCGCTACGCGCAGCTGCTCGGCGAGTTCCCGGTGGCGCTCGCCGCGCACCTGCGGCGACGCGGCGGGACCGAGGACTCGCATCGCCCCAACGAGCTGATCCGTGCGCTGCACGCCGAGGTGCAGGCCGATCTCGCCGGGGGCCGCCTCGCGGCGCAGCATCGCATCGCCCTCGCCCCCCTGCTCCAGGCGTTCGACGACGTGACCGGCGCGTGCGAGCGGATCCGTAACACGCCGATCCCGTTCAGCTACTCGTCGTACATCAAGCAGTTCGTCGTGCTCTACGCGCTCGTCATGCCGTTCGGGCTCGTGCGCGAGTTCGGCTACGGCACCATCGTCGCGAGCATGTTCACCTTCTTCGCGACGATGGGGCTCGAGCTGCTCGCCACGGAGATCGAGGAGCCGTTCGGGACTGACATCAATGACTTGCCGCTGGACCAGATCGGCAGCGTCATCGCGCGCGACACGCGCGCGATCCTCGACGCCGGCTGACCCGCCGCGCTAGACCACGCGCATCGTCGGCTGGATCGTGACGTCGGCGCGCAGCGAGTTGGCGACGTAGCACTCGTCATGCGCCTTGTGGTGCATGGCCATGAACTCCTCCTCGCTCGGCGCCCGCTCCTTGAACGTCACGAGCGGACGGAGCGTGAAGGCGGTCATCGCGTCCTTGCCGCGTTCGTTCTTCGCCATGAGCCCTTCTGGCGAGTCCTCGTAGGACTCGACGGTGAAGCCGGCGGAGGAGCAGTACGAGAGGAGAAAGAGCATGTGGCACGACGCCAGCGCGGCGACGAGCGCCTCCTCGGGGTCGACGGCCGCCGTGACGTGCCAAGGTGCGCGCACCGCGTGCGGTGAGGCGGACGCGGGGATCGAGACGCCCTCATCGAACGTCCAGCGATGTCCGCGCGAGTACTTCTGCCGGAGGAACTCGTCGCTGCCGCGCTGCCAGCTGACCTGCGCGTGATAGGTGGCCATGGGAGGAGGCGGTTGGGGGAGGTTGCATGAGAACTACTGTGGGGGGCAGTCGCGGGAAAGGACCGGGCGGGGAAGGCGCAGGGGCCGACTGCGTCTCGGCCCCTTCGATCTTCATCCTCCCACCTTCATCGCGACCGTGTCGCCGAGCACCCGAACCACCCGAAGCGCCCGAGCACGCGCTCCAGCGGGCACCAGGCGGTCAGGCTCGACTGGAACAGGTTGAAGCCCACGAACCCGGTGAAGAGATACCAGCGGGGATCCACGAACCATCCCAGCGCCACGGACCCCATCACGAACACGCCGGCGATGCGGCGGATCAGCTTGTCGTCACACATCGGATCGTCCTCCTAGAAGAATCGTTCGATCGGGAGCACCGCCAGGTGCAACCGTTCGCCGGGCGGCAGCGCCTCCGCCTCCTGCTCCATGGCGGCGGCGAGCGCCTCCGCGTTCCCCGCAGGGACCACGCTCATGACCATCGTCGTCTCACCCGGCCACGCCCGATTGCCCTCGTGTCGACCGGTCGTGCCGGCTCCCTTGCCGCCCGTGTAGCTCGTCCAGGCGTGGACGTCATGCCGCTCGAGGATCTCCTCCACGCGGCGCGGCGACGGGCCGCTGTACATCAGCATGAACATCTTCATCTTCAGGATTCCCCGGCTGGCTGCTGACGGCGGCGCAGCTCCCAGTACAGCAGCGGCACCACCACCATCGTGAGCAGGGTCGCGACCACCGCGCCGCTCATCAGCGCGACCGCGAGGCCCTGGAAGATCGGGTCGAGCACCATCACGAGGCCGCCGACCACCACCGCGGCCGCCGTGAGCGCGATCGGACGGAACCGCACCGCCCCGGCCTCCATCACCGCGTCTCGCAGCGTGCGGCCGCGCGCCTCGGCCAGCTGGATGAAGTCCACCAGCAGGATCGAGTTGCGCACGATGATCCCGGCGAGCGCGATCATGCCGATCATCGACGTCGCGGTGAAGAAGGCTCCGCTCATCGCATGCCCGGGCAGGATGCCCACCAGCGTCAGCGGGATCGGCGCCATGATCACGAGCGGGATCGTGAAGCTCTGGAACCACCCCACCACGAGCACGTAGATGAGCAGCAGCACTATCGCGAAGGCGATACCCAGATCGCGGAAGACCTCGATCGTCACCTGCCACTCGCCGTCCCACTTGATCGCCACCTCGTCCAGCGTCTCGGGCGGGGTCGAGTTGTAGATCGCGATCGGCCGGTCGTGCACGCGGATCGTATCGATCGCCGCGTTCATCGCGAGGATCGCGTAGACGGGGGCCTCCACCTCGTCGGCCACGTCGCCCGTCACATAGATCGCCGGGCGCTGGTCCTTCCGCATCCGCACGCTCTCGCGCACCCCGTCCACCACGGTCACGAAGCGGCCCAGCGGCTGCGGGCCCTGCATCGTCGCGACGGGGACGCGCAGCAGCGCCTCCACCGACGTGCGCGACGCGGCGGGGAGGCGTGGCACGATCGACTGTGCCTCGCGCGGCGTGTTCGAGGCGATCATCCCCGCCGGCGCACCCGAGAGCGCGAGGTACAGCGTCCGCGTCACCTGCTCGACGTTCGCGCCAGCCGCGGCCGCGCGTGCCCGGTCCACACGGAAGGTGCGCCGCGTCTGCGCATCCTCGATCGTCCAGTCGACATCCACCACGCCCGGAGTCGCCAGGAACACCGCACGCACGCGTTGTGCTGCGGCCAGCCTCGTCGAGTCGTCCCCCGCGTACACCTCGGCCACGAGCGTCGAGAGCACCGGCGGGCCCGGCGGGATCTCCGCGACCTTCGCCGAGGCGCCAAAGCGCGCCGCGATCTCCACCACTCCGGGGCGCACCGCCACCGCGATGTCGTGCGACTGCCGGTCGCGGTCGTGTTTCGCCGCGAGGTTGACCTGCACATCGGCGACGTTCGCGCCGCTGCGCATGAAGTAGTGACGCACGAGACCGTTGAAGTTGAACGGGGCCGACGTGCCGGCGTACACCTCGGTGCTCACCACCTCGGGCACCGTGCGCAGGTACCGCGCGACCTC
This window of the Gemmatimonadota bacterium genome carries:
- a CDS encoding OsmC family protein, whose translation is MATYHAQVSWQRGSDEFLRQKYSRGHRWTFDEGVSIPASASPHAVRAPWHVTAAVDPEEALVAALASCHMLFLLSYCSSAGFTVESYEDSPEGLMAKNERGKDAMTAFTLRPLVTFKERAPSEEEFMAMHHKAHDECYVANSLRADVTIQPTMRVV
- a CDS encoding DUF2892 domain-containing protein codes for the protein MCDDKLIRRIAGVFVMGSVALGWFVDPRWYLFTGFVGFNLFQSSLTAWCPLERVLGRFGWFGCSATRSR
- a CDS encoding threonine/serine exporter family protein; translated protein: MSELVPAPMAEVGDLDARLRFLTELARRLHIAGVSSQRLEGAVRATAQAMHVSAEVWSTPTGLLLSLADADVLHGTQQTRVLRLDPGQVDLRALVQLDRIAEEVIGGRRTVEQAWETMRALDRADRPGERLQVIGAFGLASGAVAGLLGTGWLDIGVALVLGVIIGWLAVLSATRPHLAAASEAVAAIVATTLATAFAHFVAPISLQTVIVSALIVLMPGLSLTTAVTELATQQLVTGTARFAGALTVLLKMTFGSVAATQVLAALGWTSGAPAPIEMPMLVEVVAAVAAAGSFAILFQASRRDVPLVMGSAILGYVLTRLAGNVLTFGDGTFAGGVFFASLTLAALANLYGRFAGRPGALVRLPGIMLLVPGSVGFRALGFVMEKDYTVGFDTLVAVLAALLALTAGLLFGALLVPPRRYL
- a CDS encoding right-handed parallel beta-helix repeat-containing protein, which gives rise to MIRLRPATLVAVILGASASLAGAQGAPRTLPLTPGMVITESVRIRPGLYRLPAPASLDSALVVVRGSGVVVDMRGVRLEGTAVDADPDQAAGVAVRIDGGEGVELRGATIRGYRIAVLVRGTRHLTLRDNDLSHNWKPRLFSQVGHESLVDWLSFHQNEKREWMRFGAAIYLEDVIGGTIRGNRAEQGMNALLMTRTDSVLVEENIFAFNSGLGIGMYRSSHDVIARNRLDYNVRGYSHGWFRRGQDSAGLLMYEQSSGNLVAWNSVTHSGDGLFLWAGQSTMDTGEGGANDNSFFGNDFSFAPTNGIEATFSRNMFFSNVVEGNDHGLWGGYSFGSLIVGNCFARNRVGVAIEHGQENAIQRNVFDGDTTAIYLWANPVEPSDWVYPRKRDTRSRDYVISRNILAGNVTPWRVSQTAPLDSTANTVVASTPRCAVASRLESATFGELAGLVDQVIGRGPSAIPAAPWPRRDRSAIVVDEWGPFDWRSPKLWPADTMRDAVPLRTLGPAGRWRVVAMEGVRGVSARAGRIGDTLVVRPQEDREHDWVVTLEYVGAATRSPRGVRSAAGVPVRFAFERRAPRTDWRVRYFAWTDTLQDPPRRGGNLEAILAGTPLLERRDARLDHQWFRPRFGLPQERWALEARATIDVPAGAHLLRVISDDAARVIVDGATVAERREPGGSEVMYAGLTPGKHDVVVQYYQLTGWTELRVDVVRGTNRSTGSAGPH